A region from the Dendropsophus ebraccatus isolate aDenEbr1 chromosome 1, aDenEbr1.pat, whole genome shotgun sequence genome encodes:
- the LOC138782560 gene encoding uncharacterized protein, with protein sequence MKITLVFLCLGVCLGLTNAFIAGGRKKMSEQEAYSHGRMMTLVMKRWNDWQSCHRCTEIERYCIEKAIVEDLAFILRLLANDMGCTLQELVGRADFKIQIVYVYNAVEKGDCDTLTRILRSNGLLNHYIQVIVGLLNKPLHDSNVELGGMLKAVNGILGGTLNAALGLAEGVLGGALGILGGAGDAVGGLVGGLTGAAGGVLGGLTGAAGGVLGGLTGAAGGVLGGTLNAATGAVGGALGAATGALGGAVGAVGGLTKGLGGITKGLKLG encoded by the exons ATGAAGATCACACTAGTGTTTCTTTGCTTGGGCGTCTGCCTTG gtttaACAAATGCATTTATTGCTGGTGGCAGAAAAAAAATGTCG GAACAAGAAGCATATTCCCATGGTCGAATGATGACTTTGGTGATGAAAAGATGGAATGACTGgcag AGCTGCCACAGATGTACTGAAATTGAAAGATACTGTATAGAGAAAGCCATTGTAGAAGATCTGGCCTTTATTCTG AGATTGTTGGCTAATGACATGGGATGCACACTGCAAGAGCTTGTGGGAAGAGCG GACTTCAAGATCCAAATTGTATATGTCTACAATGCAGTTGAG aaaggaGACTGTGATACACTTACTAGAATTTTAAGAAGTAATGGCTTGCTTAATCACTATATCCAAGTTATTGTTGGTTTGCTG AATAAACCACTTCATGATTCCAATGTGGAACTGGGAGGAATGTTAAAAGCTGTAAATGGCATTTTG GGTGGTACCTTAAATGCAGCACTTGGTCTTGCTGAAGGTGTCCTTGGTGGTGCTCTTGGTATTCTTGGAGGTGCTGGTGATGCTGTTGGTGGACTAGTTGGTGGCCTTACCGGTGCTGCAGGTGGAGTGCTTGGTGGCCTTACCGGTGCTGCAGGTGGAGTGCTTGGTGGCCTTACCGGTGCTGCAGGTGGAGTGCTTGGTGGTACTCTCAATGCTGCCACTGGAGCAGTTGGTGGTGCTCTCGGTGCTGCCACTGGAGCACTTGGTGGTGCTGTCGGTGCTGTCGGTGGTTTAACCAAAGGTCTTGGTGGCATAACCAAAGGTCTTAAATTAGGTTAA